In Dermatophilus congolensis, a genomic segment contains:
- a CDS encoding LacI family DNA-binding transcriptional regulator encodes MTTIRDVAALAGVSVATVSRALSGSDRVTPATRQRVQAAAAELHYHPNAVAAAMRTGRTGTVGLVVASLANPFITRLAASIEAQCRARGWTLTIATGSEDPDEQARVTSILLRQQVDGLFIVLADNSTGSLDRIAQSGTPIVAIDRRTTIEAHASILNDPTCALGDLATHLYEQGYQRPAIISGPTSVSTGHGRAHIALQALTRAGYNDLPIPIHHGDFTAEHGTQATTKLLESPQPPDVIVALSNLVAQGALHELQRRNIDVGPQVGLTAYDDEPWFELTNPPLTCVTQPVTEMAQAGIETLAALIEHKARHIEPAPLTGSRLIIRQSTCRKT; translated from the coding sequence ATGACCACTATTCGTGACGTGGCGGCACTAGCCGGAGTGTCCGTAGCAACCGTCTCCCGCGCACTGTCCGGCAGTGATCGAGTCACCCCTGCCACTCGTCAACGTGTCCAAGCCGCAGCCGCTGAGCTTCACTACCACCCCAACGCTGTTGCAGCAGCAATGCGCACGGGACGCACCGGCACCGTCGGACTCGTTGTTGCCTCGCTAGCTAACCCCTTCATTACCCGCCTGGCTGCCAGCATTGAAGCCCAATGTCGTGCCCGAGGATGGACACTGACCATCGCCACCGGCAGTGAAGACCCTGACGAGCAAGCCCGCGTGACTTCCATACTGCTCAGGCAACAAGTTGACGGACTTTTCATCGTCCTAGCAGACAACAGCACCGGCAGCCTGGACCGCATTGCTCAATCAGGAACCCCCATCGTCGCCATCGACCGACGCACCACCATCGAAGCCCACGCCAGCATTCTCAACGACCCCACCTGCGCGCTGGGAGACCTCGCCACCCACCTGTACGAGCAGGGATACCAACGCCCCGCAATCATCAGCGGCCCCACCTCCGTATCCACCGGTCACGGCCGCGCCCACATTGCCCTCCAAGCGCTAACCCGTGCTGGCTACAACGACCTTCCCATCCCTATCCACCACGGGGACTTCACCGCAGAACACGGAACCCAAGCCACCACAAAACTCCTCGAATCCCCACAGCCACCAGATGTCATCGTGGCGCTATCGAACCTCGTTGCCCAAGGAGCCCTACACGAGCTCCAACGCCGCAACATCGACGTCGGCCCCCAAGTCGGTCTCACCGCCTACGACGACGAACCCTGGTTCGAACTGACCAACCCGCCGCTAACCTGCGTCACCCAGCCCGTGACCGAAATGGCGCAAGCCGGTATCGAAACCCTCGCAGCCCTCATTGAGCACAAAGCCCGCCACATCGAGCCCGCCCCCCTCACCGGATCCCG
- the modA gene encoding molybdate ABC transporter substrate-binding protein encodes MVKARWLIGGVVVAMCIAGCGGKTLEPNGSSGVVTVFAAASLKESFTRIGEEFSRTHPGVQVRFNFGPSSGLAQQIEAGAPADVFASASPVPMELVRGAGLVDEPVSFARNSLRIAVPAGRAGRVEKVEDLGRSEVKVAMCEQSVPCGVLAAKVLEKASVDVQPVTREVDVKAVVTKVVLGEVDAGLVYGTDVVAAAGKVKGVEIPEQMNAWTSYPLAVVRRAQNGPAAQAFVQAVRGEVGKKILTSAGFGAP; translated from the coding sequence GTGGTGAAAGCTCGTTGGTTGATCGGTGGTGTGGTGGTGGCGATGTGCATAGCTGGGTGTGGTGGGAAAACGTTGGAGCCGAACGGTTCATCGGGGGTGGTGACTGTGTTCGCTGCAGCATCGTTGAAGGAGTCGTTTACGCGGATCGGTGAAGAGTTCTCGCGTACGCATCCGGGGGTGCAGGTGCGATTCAATTTCGGTCCTAGCTCTGGCTTGGCGCAGCAGATTGAAGCGGGGGCGCCTGCGGATGTTTTTGCTTCGGCTAGTCCAGTTCCGATGGAACTGGTGCGTGGGGCTGGCCTCGTTGATGAGCCGGTGTCGTTTGCGCGCAATTCTTTACGTATTGCTGTTCCTGCTGGTCGCGCTGGTCGGGTGGAAAAAGTGGAGGATCTTGGGCGCTCAGAGGTCAAGGTTGCCATGTGTGAACAGTCGGTTCCGTGTGGGGTTTTGGCGGCGAAGGTGTTGGAAAAGGCGTCTGTAGATGTGCAACCGGTTACGCGTGAGGTCGATGTGAAGGCAGTGGTAACGAAAGTTGTTTTGGGGGAGGTTGATGCCGGGTTGGTGTACGGGACGGATGTAGTTGCCGCTGCTGGAAAGGTCAAAGGTGTGGAGATTCCCGAGCAGATGAATGCGTGGACTTCATATCCGTTGGCAGTGGTACGCCGGGCACAGAATGGGCCTGCCGCGCAGGCATTTGTGCAGGCGGTACGGGGAGAAGTGGGTAAAAAAATCTTGACTTCGGCGGGGTTTGGTGCGCCGTGA
- a CDS encoding ABC transporter permease — MRGVALVGAAFLLLPVVALAARVPWGELFSLVFAPAVLVALRLSLVSASVATALSLVMGVPLAWVLARSRRRGVGVLRALVTLPLVLPPVVGGVALLLAYGRAGLVGRWLDVWWGISLPFTVVAVVVAETFVAMPFLVVTVAGAFAAVDRGLEEAAVTLGASRWRVFWSVSLPSVAPSLVAGTVLCWARALGEFGATVTFAGSLPGITQTMPLAVYLAMQSDPRAAIALSLVLLGVCVTVLVGLRSYWWPGVGR, encoded by the coding sequence ATGCGTGGGGTTGCGCTGGTAGGGGCAGCGTTTTTGTTGCTTCCGGTTGTGGCGTTGGCGGCGCGGGTGCCGTGGGGAGAGTTGTTTTCGTTGGTGTTCGCGCCAGCGGTTTTAGTGGCGCTACGGCTTTCGTTGGTAAGTGCCTCGGTGGCGACAGCGCTGTCGTTGGTTATGGGGGTGCCGTTGGCGTGGGTGTTGGCACGGTCACGGCGCCGTGGTGTGGGGGTTTTGCGTGCGTTGGTGACGTTGCCGTTGGTGTTACCGCCAGTAGTGGGGGGAGTGGCGTTGTTGTTGGCGTATGGGCGTGCAGGGCTGGTAGGGCGGTGGCTGGATGTGTGGTGGGGGATCAGTCTTCCTTTCACGGTGGTGGCGGTGGTGGTGGCCGAAACATTTGTTGCGATGCCGTTTTTGGTGGTGACGGTAGCTGGTGCGTTTGCGGCGGTGGATCGGGGGCTAGAGGAGGCTGCGGTGACGTTGGGGGCCTCGAGGTGGCGGGTTTTTTGGTCGGTGTCTTTGCCGTCAGTGGCGCCGTCATTGGTAGCCGGGACGGTGTTGTGTTGGGCGCGGGCGTTGGGTGAGTTTGGCGCCACGGTCACGTTTGCGGGCAGTTTGCCGGGCATTACGCAGACGATGCCGTTGGCAGTGTATTTGGCGATGCAGTCAGATCCGCGGGCGGCGATTGCGTTGTCGCTGGTGCTACTGGGTGTGTGTGTGACTGTGTTGGTGGGGTTGCGTTCGTATTGGTGGCCGGGGGTGGGGCGGTGA
- a CDS encoding ABC transporter ATP-binding protein, with the protein MKELLFDGRVRRGGFVVQASFEVYPGQVLALLGPNGAGKSSVLRAVAGLEVLDRGQLRLGEVTVDDSEAGVFVSAQQRNVGVMFQDYRLFGHMSVVGNVAFGLRMRGVSRREATARAFQWLQRLRVGDLGRRRPRELSGGQAQRVALARALACEPDVLVLDEPTAALDSSTRREVQGCVREHVAQFRGPVLLVTHDPVEAMVMADAVMVVEEGKVVQYGPTMQVAEHPATEFVADLVGVNLFEGVWGHGGAIRLAGGGVLHAAAGVSFPDGARVFAAVRPESVSVFGERPGVGSPRNVWCGRVLTVDMVGARVRLHVAGPPDIRVEVTTAALVELGLAPGMQVWLSVKATEVSVYFPDA; encoded by the coding sequence GTGAAGGAGTTGCTTTTTGATGGGCGGGTTCGTCGTGGTGGGTTTGTGGTGCAGGCCTCTTTTGAGGTGTATCCGGGGCAGGTGTTGGCGTTATTGGGGCCCAATGGTGCTGGCAAGAGCAGTGTGCTGCGTGCGGTGGCGGGCCTGGAGGTGCTGGATCGTGGACAGCTGCGGCTAGGTGAAGTGACGGTGGATGATTCGGAAGCGGGCGTGTTTGTGTCTGCACAGCAGCGGAATGTGGGGGTGATGTTTCAGGATTATCGGCTGTTTGGGCATATGAGCGTGGTGGGAAACGTTGCTTTTGGGCTGCGGATGCGGGGGGTGTCTAGGCGAGAGGCAACGGCGCGGGCGTTTCAGTGGCTGCAGCGGTTGAGGGTTGGGGATCTTGGACGCAGGCGTCCAAGGGAATTGTCAGGAGGTCAGGCTCAGCGGGTGGCGCTGGCAAGGGCGTTGGCTTGTGAACCGGATGTGTTGGTGTTGGATGAACCGACTGCTGCGTTGGATTCATCTACGCGCCGGGAGGTACAGGGATGTGTGCGCGAGCATGTGGCGCAGTTTCGTGGGCCGGTTTTGCTGGTCACTCATGATCCGGTGGAGGCGATGGTGATGGCCGATGCGGTGATGGTTGTGGAAGAGGGCAAGGTAGTTCAGTACGGCCCCACGATGCAGGTAGCTGAGCATCCGGCAACAGAGTTTGTGGCGGATCTGGTGGGGGTGAATCTCTTTGAGGGGGTTTGGGGGCACGGCGGTGCGATACGCCTTGCCGGGGGTGGGGTGTTGCATGCGGCGGCCGGGGTGAGTTTTCCGGATGGGGCACGTGTGTTTGCTGCGGTTCGGCCAGAGTCGGTGTCGGTGTTTGGGGAGCGTCCGGGGGTGGGCTCACCGCGGAATGTGTGGTGTGGCCGAGTGCTCACGGTCGACATGGTGGGTGCGCGGGTGCGGCTTCATGTTGCTGGGCCGCCTGATATTCGGGTTGAGGTGACTACTGCTGCGTTGGTTGAACTGGGATTAGCTCCTGGCATGCAGGTGTGGCTTTCGGTGAAAGCTACAGAAGTGTCCGTGTATTTTCCAGACGCCTAA
- a CDS encoding V4R domain-containing protein produces MPTNTRPTLGKFVAAECLQQMRLHVEDLAGPGPVLGAGRMRGAGLVELLGKTGASPSIDDATEILQKALGLDGTRLAIVDDITEDNGTYTVRIHEGACSFDRKSDEPMCAYTLGVFVGAIGGLYGATMTGKELECEAMGDSQCVYRIKRHVALD; encoded by the coding sequence ATGCCCACCAACACACGCCCCACCCTTGGCAAGTTCGTCGCAGCCGAATGCCTCCAGCAGATGCGTCTGCACGTCGAAGACCTCGCTGGCCCGGGTCCCGTCCTCGGCGCTGGCCGTATGCGCGGCGCTGGACTGGTCGAGCTTTTGGGAAAAACTGGCGCTTCCCCCTCTATTGATGACGCCACCGAAATCCTACAGAAAGCTCTGGGCCTGGACGGCACCCGTTTAGCCATTGTCGATGACATCACCGAAGACAACGGCACCTACACCGTGCGCATCCACGAAGGTGCCTGCTCTTTTGACCGTAAGTCCGACGAGCCAATGTGCGCTTACACCCTCGGTGTTTTCGTAGGCGCTATCGGCGGCCTTTACGGCGCAACCATGACCGGCAAAGAACTCGAATGCGAGGCCATGGGCGACTCACAGTGCGTCTACCGCATCAAGCGCCACGTCGCCCTGGACTGA
- a CDS encoding gluconokinase — MAAESFSVHPLEATTPLILAIDIGSTGSRGCIYDATGRPVDKHRIKVRHAFTTAPDGHCTLDPRHTLHEVIDIIDTLTSSDIAPHIAGVAMDTFAPTLIGMDTDNYAITPCLTYADSRASSQAAALRRHLDPHEITQRTGAHLHTAHWAATIRWWHDNDPQVAHRVHRWVTLGEYIWLHLLGVTNIATSTAAWSGLLNRYTCQWDAPLLEAAGIVEEHLSPIADPDQPSFPSTSYVPNRWPALAQVPWYPVIPDGFAANLGADATSTATPLASFATSGAIRVITGNTPTVLPPGLWCYRVDQQRSILGGALNDVGRMNTWLENVLRLPDSRTCHDILMADPASMTPLVLPFLTGERSTGWAGHARGALRDVSYSDTPAALYRGCFEGVALTYARLARQLFEVVGAPDRLRAAGRVSTSVPALLQLVADATGVPVEPVAIKRSTMHGTALYGLASLAPEVPRCEVFVDAEARPFAHREQYYADRMRRFEDLYDAAIVRNIGGANL, encoded by the coding sequence ATGGCGGCAGAGAGCTTCAGCGTCCATCCCCTCGAGGCAACCACTCCCCTCATCCTGGCCATCGATATCGGATCCACCGGCAGCCGTGGCTGTATCTACGACGCAACCGGACGCCCCGTCGATAAACACCGCATTAAAGTCCGCCATGCCTTCACCACCGCCCCCGACGGACACTGCACCCTGGACCCCAGACACACTCTTCACGAAGTCATCGACATCATCGACACCCTCACGAGCAGTGACATCGCACCTCACATCGCTGGTGTCGCTATGGACACTTTTGCCCCCACTCTCATCGGCATGGACACCGATAACTACGCCATCACCCCTTGTCTGACGTACGCCGACTCACGCGCCAGCAGCCAAGCTGCTGCCCTGCGCCGTCATCTTGACCCTCACGAAATCACTCAACGCACCGGAGCCCACCTGCACACCGCTCACTGGGCAGCGACTATTCGTTGGTGGCATGACAATGACCCGCAAGTCGCTCACCGCGTCCACCGCTGGGTCACCCTCGGCGAATACATCTGGCTCCACCTGCTTGGAGTCACCAACATCGCGACCTCCACGGCTGCGTGGAGTGGTCTGCTCAACCGTTACACCTGCCAGTGGGACGCTCCTCTTCTCGAGGCCGCAGGAATCGTCGAGGAACATCTGTCTCCCATTGCAGACCCTGACCAACCCAGCTTCCCTAGCACCTCTTATGTGCCTAACCGGTGGCCAGCGCTGGCGCAGGTTCCCTGGTACCCAGTTATCCCTGATGGTTTTGCCGCCAATCTTGGGGCTGATGCCACAAGCACTGCCACTCCCCTAGCTTCATTCGCTACTTCCGGAGCAATACGTGTCATCACCGGCAACACTCCTACAGTTCTTCCTCCTGGACTGTGGTGTTACCGCGTTGATCAACAACGCAGCATCCTTGGTGGTGCACTCAATGATGTAGGCCGCATGAACACGTGGCTAGAAAATGTTCTGCGGTTACCCGATTCAAGAACCTGTCACGACATCCTCATGGCCGACCCCGCGTCCATGACTCCCCTGGTATTGCCTTTCCTGACGGGTGAACGCTCTACTGGGTGGGCAGGCCATGCTCGGGGCGCGCTGCGCGATGTGAGTTACAGCGACACTCCTGCCGCTCTTTACCGTGGCTGTTTTGAAGGGGTTGCTCTTACGTATGCGCGTTTGGCGCGGCAGCTTTTTGAGGTGGTTGGTGCACCTGATCGGCTCCGCGCTGCAGGGCGCGTCTCTACTAGTGTTCCGGCTCTGCTACAGCTCGTTGCTGATGCAACTGGGGTGCCGGTTGAGCCTGTGGCTATTAAACGCTCCACTATGCACGGGACTGCTTTGTATGGCTTGGCGTCGTTAGCGCCTGAGGTTCCTCGTTGTGAGGTTTTTGTTGACGCTGAGGCTAGGCCGTTTGCGCACCGCGAGCAGTACTACGCAGACCGGATGCGGCGTTTTGAAGATCTTTATGATGCCGCCATCGTGCGGAACATTGGAGGAGCGAATTTGTGA
- a CDS encoding DUF4031 domain-containing protein: protein MILVDWPQWPAHGFLWAHLISDTSVDELHAFARANALSPRAFDLDHYDVAAESIEGLIAAGARRVSSKELLRALVDSGLRVPAHRRDVERFRYRQRDLWQRWAVLGDVVPVLSRSLDWRARWSSLGEQVLQWWSEPHRHYHDLDHLHDVLQCLQLLGDLGVVISDACVAAAWFHDVVYEASPGEDERASAAVAVDSLWRLSVKSSFVDEVRRLILLTAESTAVAVDDPGAALLDADLAVLAGSPVRYQKYVQGVRREYGVIPDEVFCSGRAALLERFLEQEWIYRTDAGRQRWERWARVNVAREVAELSVQ, encoded by the coding sequence GTGATCCTTGTTGACTGGCCTCAGTGGCCTGCACACGGATTTTTGTGGGCGCATCTCATTTCCGATACGTCTGTCGATGAGCTTCATGCTTTTGCTCGCGCCAATGCGCTCTCTCCGCGTGCTTTTGATCTGGATCACTACGATGTCGCTGCTGAGAGCATCGAGGGGTTGATCGCTGCGGGAGCCAGGCGGGTTTCTTCTAAAGAGCTGCTGCGCGCTCTGGTGGACTCTGGTTTGCGGGTGCCAGCGCATCGTCGGGATGTTGAGAGGTTCCGATATCGGCAGCGGGATCTGTGGCAGCGGTGGGCTGTGCTTGGTGATGTGGTTCCTGTGCTTTCACGCTCGTTGGATTGGCGTGCTCGCTGGTCTTCTCTTGGTGAGCAGGTCTTGCAGTGGTGGTCAGAACCTCACCGGCATTATCACGACCTTGATCATTTGCATGATGTGCTGCAGTGTTTGCAACTGCTTGGTGATCTGGGTGTTGTGATCTCGGATGCGTGTGTGGCTGCGGCGTGGTTTCACGATGTGGTGTATGAGGCGTCTCCGGGTGAGGATGAGCGTGCTTCGGCGGCGGTAGCTGTTGATTCTTTGTGGCGCTTGTCTGTGAAGTCGTCTTTTGTGGATGAGGTGCGGCGGTTGATCTTGTTGACGGCTGAGAGCACTGCTGTAGCTGTTGATGATCCTGGGGCTGCGTTGCTGGACGCGGATTTGGCTGTTTTGGCTGGTTCGCCAGTGAGGTATCAGAAGTATGTGCAGGGGGTGCGTCGTGAGTACGGCGTGATTCCTGATGAGGTGTTTTGTTCGGGCAGGGCTGCGTTGCTGGAGCGGTTCCTGGAGCAGGAGTGGATTTATCGCACGGACGCAGGGCGGCAGCGGTGGGAGCGCTGGGCGCGGGTGAACGTGGCTCGTGAGGTCGCGGAACTGTCTGTGCAGTGA
- a CDS encoding glycosyltransferase family 4 protein, translating into MTDTHPRHQLRVHHYNGTGRLVTQSGLGAAMRHQRHMLHHPGIRLVRLNEHPDVLVLNTVFPDSAIVGRWAHKQGIRVIQFAHSTQQDFENSWAGANHIAPLFGRWLGHVYAGGDAIITPTPYAKKLLTRYQLDAPIYPLTNGVDIDFFHGKPTAGKQFRERHNIAPHTPLVVAVGHLMVRKGFTDWINLARRIPQAQFYWFGHTPRATMSKAVKRAIDTAPPNVHLPGYVPAAEVRDAYAAANLFCFASHEETEGIVVLEALASGTPTLVRDIPVYDSWLPENEIVHKARNLEEFEHKARAILAGEAPNLTQAARHRMQEYSLDRVAQRFLAICAGTAPNPDTSPTRRR; encoded by the coding sequence ATGACCGACACACACCCCCGCCACCAACTACGCGTCCACCACTACAACGGCACCGGACGCCTCGTCACCCAAAGCGGACTCGGCGCAGCAATGCGCCACCAACGCCACATGCTCCACCACCCTGGCATCCGTCTCGTCCGCCTCAACGAACACCCCGACGTACTCGTCCTCAACACCGTCTTCCCTGACTCAGCCATCGTCGGTCGCTGGGCACATAAACAAGGCATCCGCGTCATCCAATTCGCCCACTCCACCCAACAAGACTTTGAAAACTCCTGGGCTGGAGCAAACCACATTGCACCGCTCTTCGGGCGCTGGCTCGGACATGTCTACGCTGGCGGAGACGCCATCATCACCCCCACCCCCTACGCCAAAAAACTCCTCACCCGCTATCAACTCGACGCTCCCATCTACCCCCTCACCAACGGCGTCGACATCGACTTCTTCCACGGAAAACCAACAGCAGGAAAACAATTCCGAGAACGTCACAACATCGCCCCCCACACACCTCTCGTCGTAGCCGTCGGACACCTCATGGTCCGCAAAGGATTCACCGACTGGATCAACCTTGCCCGACGCATCCCACAAGCCCAGTTCTACTGGTTCGGCCACACCCCCCGCGCCACCATGTCCAAAGCCGTCAAACGAGCCATCGACACCGCACCCCCCAACGTGCACCTACCTGGCTACGTACCCGCAGCCGAAGTCCGCGACGCCTACGCAGCAGCCAACCTCTTCTGCTTCGCCAGCCACGAAGAAACCGAAGGCATCGTCGTTCTCGAAGCACTCGCCTCCGGAACCCCCACCCTCGTCCGCGACATCCCCGTCTATGACTCCTGGCTACCCGAAAACGAAATCGTCCACAAGGCACGCAACCTCGAAGAATTCGAACACAAAGCCCGCGCAATCCTCGCCGGTGAAGCCCCCAACCTCACCCAAGCAGCCCGCCACCGCATGCAGGAATACTCACTCGATCGCGTCGCCCAACGTTTCCTGGCCATCTGCGCAGGCACCGCCCCCAACCCCGACACCTCACCCACGCGACGCCGCTGA
- a CDS encoding TVP38/TMEM64 family protein, whose product MNNSTPPSPEHHHQTHREKRLAHFQRRQATSPQAATFLRISRWITAISLLACAAFVIYGFLTGIFHSVPALRDFLDRLGILAPLGYVGLCIAQAIFPILPGGITVIAAPVLFGAVKGSIYAYLGTVIGSIGAFLIGRQLGMDVLRARFSPKTLDKYLGWLTHPHYTRYFAIAIAMPVAPDDFLCYLSGLTTMRLRTFSLIIILLKPWSILAYSFGVLALINLIFPGIGA is encoded by the coding sequence ATGAACAACAGCACACCCCCCTCACCCGAACACCACCACCAAACACACCGCGAAAAACGCCTCGCACACTTCCAACGCCGCCAGGCCACTAGCCCCCAGGCAGCCACATTCCTGCGCATATCCCGCTGGATCACCGCAATCAGCCTGCTGGCCTGCGCCGCATTTGTCATTTACGGATTCCTCACCGGAATCTTCCACTCCGTCCCAGCCCTACGAGACTTCCTCGACCGCCTCGGCATCCTGGCTCCCCTGGGCTATGTCGGCCTGTGTATCGCCCAAGCCATCTTCCCCATCCTTCCCGGGGGGATCACCGTCATAGCCGCCCCTGTACTTTTCGGAGCCGTCAAAGGAAGCATCTATGCCTACCTCGGAACCGTCATCGGCTCCATCGGCGCCTTCCTCATCGGACGACAACTGGGCATGGATGTCTTACGCGCACGCTTCAGCCCCAAAACACTCGACAAATACCTCGGCTGGCTCACCCACCCCCACTACACCCGCTACTTCGCCATAGCTATCGCCATGCCCGTGGCCCCTGACGATTTCCTCTGCTATCTCTCAGGCCTGACCACGATGAGACTACGTACCTTCTCCCTCATCATCATCCTGCTCAAACCGTGGTCCATCCTCGCCTACAGTTTCGGAGTGCTCGCACTCATCAACCTCATCTTCCCCGGCATCGGCGCCTAG
- a CDS encoding glycosyltransferase, translating into MKILLLSDSYSPMVNGVVTSVRTLQSGLIAQGHDVRVITPGDARTSSFDGDVYRLASIGIGAIYPGARLARPTDRKVLTSICEWGPDILHSHTEFTAYLWARRLTRHTNAPHVHTYHTVYEDYTHYFSPSEKVGKGAVAIGSRHMMGATDLVISPTRKVKGLLDGYGVTTPVAVIPTGINLTRFTSSLGHTELGTTDHPRTTPTDAGPSVPNHLHRTVPINTPTPTDAHTTRPELHKRLGINENETVILYVGRLAQEKGLVETFNLLKTLPEEIPWRFVVVGDGPYASNLHQQAHRMGLNDKVIFTGAVDPEYVCAFYRIGDIFVSSSRSETQGLTYLEALASELPILCAADPVLDDLVTQGVNGYQYHSPEEFTDRMTELLTNPKLRTQLGQEARATALNHSETAFVHKIIKAYEEVIDRRRISPRIGRVA; encoded by the coding sequence GTGAAAATCCTGCTACTCAGCGACAGCTACTCGCCCATGGTCAACGGAGTTGTCACCTCCGTGCGCACCCTCCAAAGCGGCCTCATCGCCCAAGGACACGACGTCCGCGTCATCACCCCCGGTGACGCACGCACCTCCTCCTTCGATGGAGACGTCTACCGACTCGCCTCCATCGGCATCGGGGCCATCTACCCCGGCGCCCGGCTCGCCCGCCCCACCGACCGCAAAGTGCTCACCAGCATCTGCGAATGGGGCCCAGATATCCTCCACTCACACACCGAATTTACCGCCTACCTCTGGGCACGACGCCTCACCAGACACACCAATGCACCCCACGTGCACACCTATCACACCGTCTACGAGGACTACACCCACTACTTCAGCCCCAGCGAAAAAGTAGGCAAAGGGGCAGTCGCCATCGGTTCCCGCCACATGATGGGAGCTACCGACCTTGTCATCTCACCCACCCGCAAAGTCAAAGGTCTCCTCGATGGCTACGGCGTCACCACCCCAGTAGCCGTCATACCTACCGGCATTAATCTCACTAGATTCACCTCTAGCCTGGGCCACACCGAACTAGGTACCACAGATCATCCCCGCACCACCCCCACCGACGCCGGACCATCAGTGCCCAACCACCTGCACCGAACCGTCCCCATAAACACCCCCACCCCCACCGACGCCCATACCACCCGCCCCGAACTACACAAACGCCTAGGCATCAACGAAAACGAAACCGTCATCCTCTACGTCGGACGGCTCGCCCAAGAAAAAGGCCTCGTCGAAACCTTCAACCTCCTCAAAACTCTCCCCGAGGAAATCCCATGGAGATTCGTCGTCGTCGGTGACGGGCCCTACGCAAGCAACCTCCACCAGCAAGCCCACCGCATGGGACTCAACGACAAAGTCATTTTCACCGGCGCTGTCGACCCCGAATATGTCTGCGCCTTCTACCGCATCGGCGACATATTCGTCTCCTCCTCCCGCAGCGAAACACAAGGACTCACCTACCTCGAAGCCCTTGCCAGCGAACTACCCATCCTCTGCGCAGCTGACCCCGTCTTGGATGACCTCGTCACCCAAGGAGTAAACGGTTACCAATACCACAGCCCCGAAGAATTCACCGACCGCATGACCGAACTACTCACCAACCCAAAGCTGCGCACCCAACTCGGTCAAGAAGCCCGCGCTACCGCTCTCAACCACTCCGAAACCGCCTTCGTCCACAAAATCATCAAAGCCTACGAAGAGGTCATCGACCGCCGCCGCATCTCACCCCGAATCGGTCGCGTCGCATGA